A stretch of the Candidatus Thioglobus sp. genome encodes the following:
- the rdgB gene encoding RdgB/HAM1 family non-canonical purine NTP pyrophosphatase — protein sequence MKKIILASNNTGKIREFNAMLAGFYEVVSMADMNVKEMPEIGLTFVENALIKARNASMQSGLPALADDSGIVVDALEGAPGIYSARYAGNHGDDEANTQKLLDDMKQVSDAKRSARFWCAIVFVEHANDPTPIIIQRGWEGEIMREKSGENGFGYDPIFYVPTYKKSSAELSSEQKNNISHRGKALQALLSELKK from the coding sequence ATGAAAAAAATCATTCTTGCGAGTAATAACACTGGAAAAATACGCGAATTTAATGCCATGCTTGCAGGTTTTTATGAGGTGGTTTCTATGGCTGATATGAATGTTAAAGAAATGCCAGAAATTGGGCTAACTTTTGTAGAAAATGCACTCATTAAAGCGCGTAATGCAAGCATGCAATCTGGCTTACCCGCACTTGCGGATGACTCTGGTATTGTGGTGGATGCTTTAGAGGGTGCACCTGGTATTTATTCTGCTCGCTATGCGGGTAATCATGGCGATGATGAAGCTAATACACAAAAATTGCTAGATGATATGAAACAAGTTTCCGATGCTAAGCGCTCAGCACGCTTCTGGTGTGCTATTGTTTTTGTTGAACATGCGAATGATCCAACACCCATTATCATTCAACGAGGTTGGGAGGGTGAGATTATGCGAGAAAAGTCGGGTGAAAACGGCTTTGGCTATGACCCTATCTTTTACGTACCAACTTATAAAAAATCTTCTGCTGAGCTATCTTCAGAGCAAAAAAATAATATCTCTCACCGAGGTAAAGCACTGCAAGCACTTTTGAGTGAGTTAAAAAAATAA